Proteins from a genomic interval of Bradysia coprophila strain Holo2 chromosome X, BU_Bcop_v1, whole genome shotgun sequence:
- the LOC119085605 gene encoding NADH dehydrogenase (ubiquinone) complex I, assembly factor 6 homolog, with translation MFRLLNNCARTNKSSIYYEPLKRRQFTSSTTGTHVDVNSNSNQASANYCFDLVRQHDYENYLCALLMTEKPRRSTFGIRALNVEVSKIASVVSDDKIGTMRLKFWYDAIESIFSPKASKIPDHPVIKEIHLAITSHNLNKMYLMRLIKCRERPPNRLFVTTKELEQYAEESVSSMYYLLAKILKSESLDVDHALSHLGKAQGITNMLRAQSRVDRSKGVCIPQEIMLKHGVSQERILRNKIDDKGVQDCVFDVASAANSHLEKARKLSSKVPSNIKQLLLPAVAIDRYLERLRKCDFHLTHQQLARRDSLLPVMYYWNYLRKNY, from the exons ATGTTCAGATTGTTAAATAATTGTGCCAGGACAAACAAATCGTCGATCTACTATGAACCTCTTAAACGAAGACAATTTACGTCTAGTACGACCGGTACTCACGTCGACgtgaattcaaattcaaatcaagCGTCTGCAAATTACTGTTTCGATTTGGTTAG GCAGCATGACTATGAAAACTACCTGTGTGCGCTACTGATGACTGAAAAGCCTCGACGAAGTACGTTTGGAATTCGTGCGCTCAATGTTGAAGTCTCGAAAATTGCGAGTGTT GTTTCTGATGATAAAATTGGAACAATGCGACTGAAGTTCTGGTACGATGCCATAGAGAGTATTTTTAGCCCGAAAGCCTCGAAAATACCTGATCATCCTGTgattaaagaaattcatttg GCCATTACATCTCACAATCTGAACAAAATGTACCTAATGCGGTTAATAAAATGTCGAGAACGTCCACCGAATCGACTGTTCGTGACAACCAAGGAACTGGAACAGTATGCTGAAGAGTCTGTTTCATCTATGTACTATTTGCTGGCTAAAATACTGAAAAGCGAAAGTCTCGATGTCGATCACGCGCTGTCGCATTTGGGCAAAGCTCAAGGTATCACCAACATGTTGAGAGCCCAATCGAGGGTCGACCGATCGAAAGGAGTTTGTATACCGCAAGAAATAATGCTTAAGCACGGAGTCAGTCAAGaaagaattttacgaaataaaaTCGACGATAAGGGCGTTCAGGACTGTGTCTTTGACGTAGCCAGTGCAGCCAATTCACATTTGGAGAAG GCCAGAAAATTATCATCGAAAGTTCCATCGAATATCAAACAATTGCTACTACCAGCTGTGGCTATCGATCGATATCTGGAGCGATTGAGAAAATGTGATTTTCATCTGACTCATCAACAATTAGCTAGAAGGGACTCGTTACTTCCAGTCATGTACTATTGGAATTATCTTCGGAAAAACTATTAA
- the LOC119085606 gene encoding acyl-CoA-binding domain-containing protein 6, whose translation MSISSEFGEDLSEIEPKFDRAATYLQSIVSELDQKTLLSFYGLYKQATVGPCNTPKPGIFNLQAKAKWNAWNELSNTPKDVAMGRYVDDMEQLRPNWDANNKSRSKDQWVSVSTFQMDGDDLVELAEKSHFDFVKEGDLENLSKCQSIGSNLNTLDEDGLGLIHWAADRGNTSILQFLLNSGIDINMVDSDGQTALHYASSCGHLECVQLLLKFGADRTIKDNQSQCCLDVAENTSVADLLRN comes from the coding sequence ATGTCCATCAGTTCGGAATTTGGAGAGGATTTATCCGAAATAGAACCAAAGTTTGATCGCGCCGCAACGTATCTACAAAGCATTGTTTCCGAATTGGATCAAAAAACTTTACTATCATTTTATGGACTGTACAAGCAGGCAACGGTCGGTCCGTGTAACACTCCCAAGCcaggaattttcaatttgcaaGCTAAAGCAAAGTGGAATGCGTGGAATGAGCTAAGCAATACGCCCAAAGACGTTGCCATGGGTCGATATGTTGACGATATGGAACAGCTGCGCCCAAATTGGGATGCAAACAACAAAAGCCGATCGAAAGATCAATGGGTTTCAGTGTCAACGTTTCAAATGGATGGTGACGATTTGGTGGAATTGGCAGAAAAGTCCCATTTTGACTTTGTGAAGGAAGGCGATTTGGagaatttatcaaaatgtcaGTCGATCGGGTCAAATTTGAATACACTTGATGAAGATGGTCTCGGTCTAATCCATTGGGCGGCTGATCGTGGTAATACGTCAATCTTACAATTTCTACTGAATAGCGGCATTGACATAAATATGGTTGATTCTGACGGACAGACTGCTTTGCATTACGCATCGTCCTGTGGGCATTTAGAATGTGTACAATTATTGCTTAAATTCGGGGCCGATCGCACGATCAAAGATAATCAATCCCAATGTTGTTTGGATGTTGCTGAGAATACATCGGTTGCTGATCTATTGCGAaactaa